ATTTTCATTAAGTCATTTAATTGTTACTTTTTTCTCacttaatacttatatatatatgttatataatgtTACTAttagtttaatattattgttttattaactAATTTGTATGATTATATATTCATCTAATGTATATACATTATACTCCatattatgcatatatgtattagtattattacgtatatttattttttaacattatgtatattttacgtatattatgtatacattttaaTATAGtatgtgtatattttattttgtatattacgtatatattgtGTATAAGCTTTtaatactattatttttattcgaTCTTTATTTTCTTATACACATATTTATTTGATATTATTAATtgtattttctttctcttttccattttatattattattatcatttctaatatacaCGCGTGTCGTATATTCTTTTAcatctattatgtatatatatatcgtattttatcattttaatttaatatttaatatatttgctTTTCATATTGCTATATTTCTTATTACTTCTATTATTACGTGTGTTTCGTTATCATCGTCATTTTATTTTGTCatctttttatatttatttattaatttacttgcGTATTCGATCATTTCATTTTCCTCATGCGCTTGTTTACTAGCCTTGTTATTATTTCACCTTTCATAATTGCTCGTATTATTACTGTCACACTTATTTTTACGCATTAGCATCATGGTTTGCTTTTATATCGCATCATGCTTTTTATTCGATaccataaaataattctttcataaaaaatgagattccgtatttggtaattcgagacaatcgtgccctaacttactgggtttcgatttttctcatttaacctaaataacggaatactcttttaaatcactatacgagttttgaaaaatgcttattctcgaagatgcgaagtgttgtgccctaacttaccgggtatgacattttgtcatctcgaaataagaatttgttttgaaataaatgcaatattcgaTGTTTGAGAAtttgagaaaacgtgccctaacttactgggtttcgatttctctcgtttactctaaataatcggatacccttttaataaaatacacagattttataaaaggcaagctcgctctcgaaaattcaagatgtcgtgtcctaactcactagatgtgacatttcatattttgagacgagaaggtctttaatatttgagcattttctttacaaagagggatcgtatttcaaaagtcttccaagttttcaatcttcgacactaagacactaattaatcaactaggtaccaattttgggcgtatcgagggtgctaatccttcctcatgcgtaaccgattCCCggactcattttctgatttttgtagaccaaaaattatcattttagtaaatcttaacttttattaaaatgattaatttaaggtgatccgatcacacctcatcaaaaaagattggtggcgactcccgttctttCATTTTCGAAAtctaagtcgattcccatttttcaaaaaaatggttacgacataaCGCTTATTAAAAAATGGAGTTATAAgtacagttataaacaatttatcaataaattttatgaaataatatttGGTGCACTATAAGTATAGTTTTTAGACTTCGTAAGTAAGATTGGAGGTTGATAAGCATTCTATAagggtataataaaatattaaaaaataaatatctaaAAGAGACATGTGATAATTTTTAAGGCAACTTATAGAATAAAAAAATACACAGCTAGTATACTAAATACTAATCCAAATTTTATTTAGAGTCGAtcattagttattttatttttagttgtttaattcaaacattttatatgaaaatactaAAATTGAAAATACTaggataaatcttaaaattatatatgaattttgatttaatgtgtaattgtatatataaactttaatttggtgaaattatacacgtgaaactctaattgtagttcaaatatatatttgaaactcTAATTTTCATATAATCACACTTGAAACTCTAATTGtagttaatatatattttaaaaataaaatatattaatatttttttcaaatttaaaatttcactttcaatcttttaacaaataaactatatatgttaaatgattataaaattaattctaaatacaaaacatatataGACTTTTAAGCCCATGATGGAAGTGTTGTTCTAATACATACTGTTTGACTCTGAGTTGTGATTATCTATTCAAAACgtcttataaattttttaaaaagtaaataaaatataattaataactTTTATGTAGTATTTTCtaaatacatatttttatataaaacttttaagttatttttattattttaaatataaaaatatttttataccatAAACAATTGAAATTAATTATAAGTTAAAATAAAAGCAGTACTCGGTTCAGGTTGAGTAATTGTAAATTTTAGCTTGTATTTTATAAATTGTCCAAATATTTCGATTTAGGTCAATTTtcgtttttcaattttttttaattaattctatATGGTGGGAGTTTTTATCTCTCGACCCTATTGAGACTCGAGTCCATATAAAAACAACAAGTTCACATAATGGTAGTATTTTTACCTATTAATACCTTATAAGCTATAGGGCAAGGGTTTGAGTCCAACATGGTTTGCCTTATTAGGCACTTGAGGTGCTCCTACCACCATTTCAAAAATGCCATTTTAGGTAATTAAGCTTTCGGAAGAGTCAAGAGACAAAATCCTTCATCAAAGACAATATTTATTGGTTGAGAAGTTTGTCGGCTCTTAACGAATAATactttacaaatttttatttgactccttcaataataataataataataataataataataatatatacaatgtgatataaaaaaaacaaacaatttgaaaattttcagtaGAATTTATACATCCTTTTAACATTTTCTGTTTGTATCACTAATTATTTACTCGTTGCAAGGATACCGGGCAGTGGATAGCCGTATGAAGAAATTGAAAACCACAAATCACCCTTCATCACTCCATTCAAGCTTTTTTTTCCCTTAAGTTTCTGGGAGATTTTACTATTCCACCATAAAAACAAGTATTTGAAGATATTTTTTTgtacatcttttttttttttttgtaatttctgGAAACAAATCCTTGttcttaaagaaaaaaattaagagaaaatggGAAGCAGAGTAAATTAATGAAAGCAATAATTAATAGCCCAATAAACCAAAGAAAACAAATCTATGATTTAGTACTTACATTACATCCTTGTCTAGTTTTTTTGGTTTGATTACATCAAGATTGCATACCGCATACTATCTCTGACCATAAAATGATTCATCTCTGATATTTGAGCAAAGTCAGTGGACACCCAAACTCCATCAGCCCCATGTCCATTAACATGTGGCTGAGAGAAGCAAGACACCAAAGAGAAAGGAGCTCTAACAACGCTGCCAATCCCAGAAATACCACGAGACGTGTCACCACCTCCATTAACATCATTATTGTTATTCCCTCCTCCATACATGCTTTCATCCGCTACTCGAGGACTTTTCTTCATGTTCCGCAGATTTCGTCGCAAAACCACGAGCATACGCCACATTTTTCTTTTTGCCTTGTTTCGATGTTTCTGGGAATGGTAATATGAGCTTCGGTCAATTTAAGGAATTTTTTAGATTCTTGAATTTGGGGTAGGAGCTAGGAATTTAAATTGAagaccacttttttttttttgtaaattagaGATTTTTTATAATGGCTAAGGTAGTGGTGGTGGCGTTAGTGCTAGTGTTTATCACCAAAGGGTTTTGTTGGGTTCCTTTTTAAAGGGGCCAGTTTTTTTCTATATTTGTGGGGTCTGGTTAAGGCCAACATGCCGACAAGCTTGCCTGCATTGTATACAAAGCTTTCTATTCAgaaattcttcttcttcttcttcttcttcttcttcatcttttattattgttattttaaaaatggATGGTAAAGGCAATGAAATTGTCCTTAAGGTTCCCTTTCGAGATCAACTAAGTACGTACGAATTCAttcatagaaaagaaaaaaaaaaacaaaaaccaaaGAGAGGTACCAAATGTATGATTATAGAGACAAAAAGTTCAGCCCAAGAAGATCTTTTATTCAATTGGTGTTGAGTTGTCCCAGTTATTGCCTaatgttatcatatatatatatcattagaGTCATAACAATACCATTGGAGGAGTTTCTAAGATTCAACCCCTCAATAATTTGTCATAGATATTTGCATTTGCAGGATACATAGATATACATGTATGAAAATACATATCACAAGATTTGTTTGCAGAAAATATTCCTAAATTCTAAAATAGTGACACTAATGATAATGCATGGTTAATTAGACAAGGACTCTTTTATTTATGGGACCCAAAATTGGAGTCTATCTAAGGAGTAAGAATCAATTCCCTGTATTTACATCCCTTGATGGAGACCCATCACCCTTAGTTCCACTCATAGtgtttctctttctttcttttcattcaatttacCAGCAACTTGCATCTGCAATTATGCATAGTTGCATTATAATATGCATGGATATACCCAGAAAGAAACAAAACAAGACAAAATCAATCCAAAATGATGACCAGTACATGAATTTGGTTATGAAAACGAAATGGACTGTTGAACTCTAATAATGAAATAGTAGCCATGGCAATTAAGATTTGTCTCACTTGTTCAATGTGTATATGtacaatatatttttaagaaatttaaaattattgcACGGGTCAACTTTAGACATCATTTAATCATAAATATACTTGTTGTCACTTTCATGGCACCATGTGGTATTAGCCCACAGTtaggaaaaagaaaacaaaggttCAATGTAAATGGATGATTTTGTTTTCCTTGTCAATGTATTTAATTTGCTTTTCCTTTTAGTTCATGGGAATATTTAATTGAGAAAGTGATTGACCATAAAGCAATTCattcttttttgttttaattgatattaattattgacgccaacttttatttttattttatttttaaataagctcaataattaaccagaaaaaaaaaacccgtaaaaaaaaaaaaaaaaaccacccgTGGTTTGCTGCACATTAGTTGGTGGATGGAGACTCATTTAACATATTGTAAAAAGCAGGAGGAAAATAACTTTggagtctttcacattttttgtTATCTTCAATCCTCCAAATGGAGTTTTTTTTTTCCTCAATtacttttaatcttatttttatgAATAACAAGAGTCACGCTTTGCCtcggaatttatacatatatattattttattatttaagttataaatatatttccaatttcactaaattaattttaaatgattatcAATATTAAatgattcattcattcactttttattgttattaaatataaataaaaataaaaataaatgttacATTTGGTAACATTATCATATCGTCTCTCCAATTTGCTAATTTTATACaactataaataaaatatttcattacttaaattcttgaaaatatatgaatttatcaaattatttaaaaaaggaaatttaaatttaaatttaaatttaaacaatAACTTTATATATAAAATGATAGTGAATTTGACTATGTATAATTTTATTGTTATGGGTAATTCAATTTCAGCAatgaattcaaatataaaatatattgaattaaaatcaaaacgattttggataatttatattatttgattcTCACGATAAATTAACCTCAAACAATAAATCTAATATTTgaatatgtaatatatatatacatccttAAAATAATAAATCGAATGTTATATATTTGATGATGGATTGGTATGTGattttatgtatttaatatttaattaattttaaatattatatttttaattacattaattaacttaaaataatatttttatttaaattttgaatataattataatatatattaatttatcaattcaatattataataaaaattttcaaattaatatatTTTCTACTTTAGATAATTAATGCAAAAtaacattattaaaaaaataggtaataattaaaatgtttagAATTCTATTAAAGTAATAACTCTATTTTACATTAATGAAATTAACACAACTttttttataccaaaattttaactaataattgtaatttaaattaaaatcatcacaactttTTTCCTATATTTTATGATTAGACTTATATTTAAGTTGtaactctattttaaaattagcaaatactttttaactaataattgtaaattaaattataatattttgtaatgTGTAATAATTATCATAGcttctattaaattataattatttttaaatgattaatcatcacaacttctattttatttcaattttttattttaaaatatgaatttagtaatatgataaaaataaatgCCATTTTATTAGTTCAATAGTTACTTCAAACtcgtacttttatatatatatatatatatatatatatatatatatatatatatatatatatatatatagtatcgATTATAGATAGATAATAGGATAATGtaaataaaaacatatattgTCTAGCATTACCGTCTTAGGTATAAACTGTTTTATGCCAAGTTATGGTTTTGGTCATTTACTTTTATAATAGGGATAATGTAACTTTTGGCCCCTAAACTTAGGAAGTAGGTCCACATTGACCTCTGAACTTTTTTTATTCACTTTGACCTTTGAACTTGAAAATCATTATTCATTTAAGTCTATTTTGTTAATGACTGTGAAAAAAAAGGGATAATGTAACTTTTGGCCCTTAACTTGGCAAGTAGACTCACATTAGTCCCTAAACTTGACAATTAAGTTCACTTTGGTACTTgtacttttttttttgtctattttGAAATTGACAACTAGGTTTATTTTGATCCTTGAACTTGAAAAATCTAGAAGTTTGATGATGTGACACTATAAGATTATGCTGCATCATCACTTAAAAATACAAATTGTATAGATGATGATGTGGTACAATCTTAGAGTGTCATATTTAGTGTTTTAATAACCGAATCGATGATTGAACAGGTTAGACCACAAGTTCTCAATTTAACTAGTTTGATCGGTTTGACCACCAgaccaacaataattaaataaataattaaaaattcataaaaatctaAAAGTACAAGTAaaacatgttatatatatatatatatatatatatatatatatatatatatataagatttctatgaatttttaatttatttaattatttttggtcCGACGATCGAACTAGTCAAACTAGTTGAATCGAGAACTGGTGTTCTAACTTGTTCA
This is a stretch of genomic DNA from Gossypium arboreum isolate Shixiya-1 chromosome 11, ASM2569848v2, whole genome shotgun sequence. It encodes these proteins:
- the LOC108472888 gene encoding uncharacterized protein LOC108472888 yields the protein MWRMLVVLRRNLRNMKKSPRVADESMYGGGNNNNDVNGGGDTSRGISGIGSVVRAPFSLVSCFSQPHVNGHGADGVWVSTDFAQISEMNHFMVRDSMRYAILM